DNA from Salvelinus alpinus chromosome 17, SLU_Salpinus.1, whole genome shotgun sequence:
acaggttgcatcactgcctggtatggcaactgctcggcctctgaccgcaaggcactacagagggtagtgcgtatggcccagtacatcaccggggccaagcttcctgccatccaggacctttatactaggcggtgtcagaggaaggtcctaaaaatcgtcaaagactccagccaccctagtcatagactgttctctctgctactgcacggcaagcgataccggagtgccaagtctaagtccaagaggcttctcaacagcttctacccccaagccataagactcctgaacaactaatcaaatggctacccagactatttgcacccccccccccacgcggttactactctctgttattatctatgcataattatctcaattacctcgacaccggtgcccccgcacattgactctgtaccggtaccccctgtatagagccccgctattgttatgctgctcttaattatttgtttttcttatcgcTTACTCTTttcttaatttttattttttaggtattttcttaaaactgcatcattggttaagggcttgtaagtaagaatttcactgtaagatctacacctgttgtattcggcacatgtgacaaataacatttgatttgattcacgcagtctcctctgaacagttgatgttgagatgtgtctgttacttgaactctgtgatgcatttatttgggctgcaatctgaggtgcagttaactctaatgaacgtatcctctgcagcagaggtaactctgggtcttcctttcctgtggcggtcctcatgagagccagtttcatcatagagcttgatggtttttgcaactgcacttgtagaaactttcaaagttcttgaaatgtacagattgactgaccttcatgtcttaaagtaatgatgtaatATGAAAAAGTAATATGATTAAAGTAATATGgacggtcttttaccaaataaggctatcttctgtataccaccctaccttgtcacaacacaactgattggctcaaaagcattaaggaaagaaattccacatattaactcttaacaaagcacacctgttaattgaaatgcattccaggtgacctcatgaagctggttgagatcattttgatttattttaccattatttgactaggcaagtcagttaagaacaaattcttatcttacaatgaccccagccaaaccctcccctaacccggacaacgctgagtCCCTAagggactcccgatcatggccggttgtgatacagcccgggatcaaaccagggtctgtagtgacacctctagcactaacatgcagtgccttagaccgctgcgccactcgggagcccctacatgcaccgaatacaacaggtagaccttacagtgaaatgcttacttacaagcccttaatataagcccaacaatgcagttaagaaagaAATGTGTTAagtaataaaaaatattttaaaaagtaacaaataataacagagcagcagtaaaataacaatagcgaggctatatacagggggtaccggtacagagtcaatgtgcgggggcaccggttaatcaaggtaattgaggtaatatgtacatgtaggtagagttaaagtgacaatgcattgataataaacaaagtagcagcagcgtaaaagagggggtggggggggggggcaatgcgaatagtttgggtagccatttgattagctattcaggagtcttatggcttgggggtagaagctgttaagaagtcttttggacctaggcttagtgctccggtaccgcttgccgtgtggtagcagagagaacactctatgactagggtggctggaatctttgacaatttttagggccttcctctgatatcgcctggtatagaggtcctggaaggcaggaagtttggccccagtgatgtactgggccgtacgcactaccctctgtagtgccttgcagtcggaggccaagcagttgccataccaggcagtaataTGTATAGCTGTAGAATAGTAGTATTGCGATCCACACTTATAAACCAGGGTCGTTACAGTAGATACATAATTTGTTTGATTATTTGTATGCATGTATGTGGTCCCACAGTGGTAGGATCTGGAAAAACATGCTTTAGGTTTCTGTTTTACTTTCTAGTTGCAGATGAGAGGTATTGATTGCCACTGTATCATATCATTTACCAAACTGAATTGGGTCACACTTACTAGCAACAAAATACTAGACAACAAATCACATTGATTTTCTGTTTCCTCAATTACTCACATTATTTTATGAGAGAGACGTATGGCAGGAACCAAAAGGTTGGCTTTTTCCTCAGTTAAATCCTTGCTGCTGTACAGATTCAGCTGATCCCATTCCCCCAGACATGTCACTATATAGCTGAGAGACACACAGTCATGTACACCCAGAACGCCATAGCTGATGCCACGGGCAGACGGAGTGATGATCTCCTTCACCAGCTTCTCATTCTGACGTTGATGGAGCAGATGAAAGTAATggaggtgtctgtctgtgtgatagCTCTCCAGTGCCTTCCGAGAGGTGCTTTTAAACCAGCTGCTGAAGTCCATGATGTGGTCAGTGTTGAACTCTCCCAGTTCAGATTCCAGAGGCTTCCTCTGAGAGGGCTCAGAAAGCCCTGCCAGGTAAAGGTCGAGAAACTCTACACAACCCTCATGGTTCTCCAAcagctcttccacactcactGCTTCTGACTCGTCTAAGTAGAAGGATGCAGCCAAGAAAAACTCTTGGATCTTCTGGGTGTGGAAGGAGAAAATGCAGTTGTCCGATTCCAGGTCACCATCAACGTGCAGGAAATCTTTCATTGATGTTGGAGTTGTTAGGAACTGTTGTACATCAGTGGAGGCCATTTCTTCTTTGGAGCAGTTTGAATCTGGGCCAAGACAGCAATGGGAAGCCATTCTACCCAGGGAGGTCACCAGGTCTCTGGCATTGGTCGTGTCCAATGACAGTGCCCGAATAAGGTGGATGGTGATATAAACAAACACCTGGGTTAGTGTCTCAGGAAGAATCTCTCCAGCCTCCATTAGAGACTTGTAAATGGAACACGTCATCCAGCAGAATCTAGGAGAGGTGCAGAAATCATAGAACCCCATTGTCCTTTCTATGTTCTCAAACGCTTGACTGGCTACAATTGGATCAGAGAAGAACCTGTCGCAATAGGCCTTCCTCTGGGGTTTCAGAAACCCCAACAGCTCCATGCGGTAGCCATCTAGAGACTCAAGACTGGCTGCGGTAGGCCTTGAGGTCAGCAGTATGGCTGCCCCTTTCAGCAGAGGTCCATGCACCAGGCTGGCCACTAGCATAGAGACTGAGGCTGGCTGCTGAGGGTCCGAGCAGAGGGTCAGGGATGTGGGGGGTTCCAGGCTGTGCTGGTACTGATCCAGCCCATCAAACAGAAACAGCAGAGACTTTGGATTCTGCAGGACTAGAGCCAGGGACTCAGGGGAAAGGTGACTGTAGCACTGAAGCAGCAATGCCTGCAGAGACAGCACCCCCTTATGGGCATTCAGATCCCTGAATGTGAAATGGAAGACACAGGAAAAGTGCTGGAGATGTTTGCCAGTGGCCCAGTCCACTATTAGCTTCTCCAAGGCAGTGGTTCTGCCAACTCCAGCTGGACCAACCACTATAACAGGTTTCGGCTGGTGTCTATCTTTGGGCAATGCCGTTAGAATGGCATGTTGAAATGACTGTGGTTTCTCTTGCATCTGTTTTTCTGACACATCAGGACCAGTAGTCATGAGTGGAATGTAATTATTATCATGCACAACTTTATTTGGCAACTGGCCTCCAAGAAGGGTTGATGTGTCCTCTGACTTCTGCTTTCTATGGGCCAGCAGTGCTGCCTTGTGCATTGTGTGGATAGCTGTCGATAGAAAACAGCAGTTTGAAAAAAGGAACGTTGAGAAACAGAGGGACATTGTTAGGTGACGCAAGCACATGCACGCGCATCAACGCAAAGTTGGCACACACATATTGGAGCACAGAGTAGACACAGACGCACAGGCATGCGAAAACAAGCATGCAAATACATTCTTCACTATACGGTAAACCATATTGCGGTTTACAGTTTTTCTAGGCGGTTGTacctggttttaatgtctatggatttcacaaagTAGCCAACATTTACATGAAAATCACATTCTTATGGGGCGGCGTACACTTACTTTGAAAACAATCCTTTGATGTCGCCATAATGTATCTATAATTCCCGCGGGTGTCTGTCCTGTGCTTTCGTTCGTTCAGAACAATAGGCAATAAAATGCTTGGCAGAGGCTTGAAATAGTATGTTTTcgcaaattaataaaaatgaatCACAGCCGATGCTGTATCTGTACAACTGTTCAATATGTTCCGGGTGGCAGCTAGAATAGAGGATGAAAAAGAAGGAAGTGATATGTGCAATATCCTTTAtggacaagattcaacaactccTTTTTGGGAACGACTTATTCTAATGAACTTGCGGAAACACCTAACCGCAGCAGGGTCTACTAGTTTCAGCCTTCATATACTGTGATTGGTTTCAGCCAGCCAATACTATAGAGCAAGGGTATTCAACCTGGGATCCGAGGACCCCTAGAGGTACTGCAGGTGGTCCGCGAAAatatgtagatttttttttatttcaatgtttttatGAATGTAGCTAGCAACcacataattaattaattatgaataacatacatacagtagaaaagAGGAGCATATATTATTTCTAATGATTATTTTTCAACACTCAGTATCTGACATACACTTTGAAAGAATACCTTCGAGTAGGATACTGCCGCGCTGGTGAGGAATGTGAGAATACCTTCGAGTAGGATACTGCCGCGCTGGTGAGGAATGTGGTCCTGGTTCCAGGGATGGATAGAAAGTCCAATATGGCTGCCAACGAAATGCCATATATTGACATGTGTATATGATGTCCGAATTCAGTAGCTCTACTCTCATTGGTACTaacaatttgtaaaaaaaatatgtgCATGTAGCTGCCGACACCAGCCATCAAGACATCATAGATGAGATCAATGGATCATCAGAAATGGGTACAGAGAGATAGTTAGATATATAGCAACCACAAacagaacaatgagccagatatttcactggatgtataaatgtgaagcatccggttggcggtTCCACTCAGTTGCGGTAGGTGCCGTttaagattattatttttttatgagcgttatttgtatttatattacagcatattggatgactgtcatgcatattccattcacccagctcaatgtaacatcgataggtttaggctactacatgatactcaaattttccctttaCCCATCAGCTTGCTAAAccaggttgctacaacctagcctattaatcagtccctccaggattctgcGATTCTGCGATCTCATAATTCAATGCAAAATCAACCAATCAGGGCATATTATGCGAGAGCCCTCAATTTTGACCAATACAATGAACAATGAACAGAAATCAATATCATTTGCCAACTAAAATAACAGCTAACGATCGTGCAAAACAATTTCCAATGTTTTTGGAAACTAGAGAAAGTCGACAATCAACAGTCACTTCGAATCAGAAAAGCATATGAGAATGTCAGAACATTGCCCACAGCAGCGGCAGATCACCATGACTAAAGTGGTAGCAGGGAAGACTGTGGCAAGCGCTGAAAGAATCAAGGTGAGTGGCGTTTTCCTCAAACTTTTACTCCGctaaccttggctttagtagggTGGTCGGCACTCTGCTCTCCCCAGTCTGTCTATGGAGAGCGCTGCTCAAAGCACTGAGTGCAATTTGTCAGCATTGCGGTTTTAACTCTCTGTGAAACTTAATACGGATCACGAAAGCACAATCTTTTGGGATTTTTTAGAAATTGAATAATAATCAACCACAAGTCTATTTTTTTACGTGTTCTGTTCTTTATCTCCCTTAACGAAGACAACTTTTAAGAAAGAAATATCGATCCTCAAATTGAAAGTGATTGATCAGCTTTGAatctatttgttttttttaagagaatgggagagagagagagtgagtaggaATAGGAGGTGCATCTTGTGTTGATAGCAAGCCCCAAACCTGATGGAGAGGAGTGGTgtatgtgagtgcatgtgtgagtgGATTATGACAGAGCTGTTTGTTCAGGAAAATAAACAGAATTGAGCACTAGATGTTTCTAATTGCttttgtattatgtattatgCTTATATCCATCCTAAAACTGCGCACATATTACTTTATTTATTGCTTTATATGAAATTAACGTGAAAAAAAACATCGCAAAATGTATTGCAGAATTTCAGAAAGCTGCCGCAAAATCAAGCATTTTGGGCCgcagaaataacaaaaaaacacccttgataaaggtgagcaaaaaatactgtgtaaattaaattatacaaatactgagctacattGTATGCTCAAAAATatggggaaattatattattttaaattAATACAATTGCTTATAGAAAAATATTTTGTCTAACAAGGCAccactgttttcaatacctttcgaTATTTTggtgtgtgcttggggttattttGTTGCTGGAAGACCCACTTGCGGCCAAGAGTCAGCCTCCTAAcggaggcaaccaggtttttggcaaaaATGTCCTTGtgctgggtaaagttcatgacgCCGTTGAaacatctttatcaagggtgccaataattttggacctgactgtgCAGTGtcgcaacctggtctcagagcatgttGTATTATTCTGTAAGTAAATCCGAGataccatttagtatgatatgttaagttGGTATGGTATGTATTTTTTGtgaatgtccatcacccatttcgtatgatatgttacgaattacaattcgtattatatgttacgaacttgcaaaacatacaatatttTTCCCGAATTTgccaaatgtacaatatgttatgaatttgaaaaacgtatgatatgttccgAATTTTAGCTAGTTagattagggttaagtttaggagttaggttaaagggttaaggttaggattaggggaagggttagctaaaatggtttaacattagggttagctagaatggttatggttagggttagctagcatgctaaggagttgcaaagtagctcaatagtagtaagtagttgaaaagttgctaattagctaaaatgttaAAGTTGTCCTTAatgagatttgaactcacaacctttgggttgctagaagtTTGCGTTATATGCCCACCTATctaccccgaccaaccacccttctTTTGTTTTGGCcataagtaaccatctgtcttatgtaaccataccaaatgtaacatataatACTAATTGGAGCggcccggatttacatttactatgttacgtctagtctatgagaccaggctggctgTTGTGGTGGGGCAGCATGCATCACGTGTCTCCAGGACCCTGTGGGCTGAACCCTTACTCAATGCTGTTGAAGCCCTATGCTCCTAGGAGCTAAAAGAAAAGTAAGTCATATGTCACCACCAACCAATATATGACTTTACAAATCTCAATCTTATTGAAATTACAGCTTGAATACACAGTGTCTTTTTTTCCTTAATGGCCCCCATACACACTCAGATTGTAAAACTGATGAACAAAGCATTTGACACAACGGTTGTGTAAATGTTTTGTGCCAAACAACTGTTGTGTTAAATGCATTTTACAACCTGGGCATGTGTGTgggaaatgtgtttgtttttcagGTTGAAGTTTCCCTCCATCCAGCCCTACTCAAGAGTAAAAGCAAGGAGAATGATATCAAATCTGGGGCTGGAGAAACGTTAGCGGTTTAGACCgtcgggccagtaactgaaaggttcttggtttgaatccccaagccgactaggtgaaaaatctgtccttgggcccttgagcaaggcacttaaccctaattgctcctgtaagtcactctagataacagtgtctgctaaattactaaaatgtaaaatgtcaagtgtgtgtgtatttacaagCGTATTATTCCAATATGATCCTTTGAACAAATCTGAAGTCCGATGTATCTTctacataaaaaaatgtatttcatcaATAGGACCATGGAAAGGGTGGGTCCCCATAAACCATGTTATAAACTGATTGACCTCATAAACCATATATACAAGTATGTGTGTGAACAGTTCATATACTGTATGAAAAAatacctgattaaataaaaccAATTTTACGAAACCCTTGACTAAGACTGTTGAATCCCTGCTAGTTAAAATAGCATGAGAAAATATATTGTTCCTTCATAGATGATTGCTTTGTGAGGTTAAACCAACCTTTTGTTGGTGTCTCTATATTCTCAGAAAGGGGGACATTGGCAAATTGAATAAATAAGGCCTGACAAAATACTAAATCTATATCCTGTTTACCAAGGACCTCCTCCAGTATTACTGTCATCACCATAACTTCCGATGCAAGACTCCAAGCCGAACATACTGCAAGCCAAACATGTTGAAGAGCAGGTTTATTCATAGAGTCCACACAGTCATTATGTGATTCCCTAATGGATTGCAGTGAAAACCTGACTGATATAGGACACTTTCATCCAAAGGTGAATGACTTTAAACTGCATTTTCCTCGTGATGTATAGCATGTGTCAAATAAGTCAAGTTGGGAACCACTAGGTCAAATTCTCCAAACATGTTTAATCCATCATGTGACACCTGTCCTTAATCCCATCACATAAAGGCTGGGAAAACAATGAACACAATATACTTTTGGTTGTAAACCAGAAATATGAATCCctgttgatccatcctgttcTGATCTAATGAAATGGATTTAGGATCTTCTATGTATGTCATGGAGGACAGAAACATGCAGCTGTGCCCCTCACTGAAGACCACTACTGAATTGGGGGTAGGCCGGATATTGTGGTagtacatacatttttcacaggttagggttaggcattatatTCCATGTCAGACTCTTCAATGCCAGTTTTCTCAACATCTTTGACCCCAAAGGTTGTTAATGAACTCTTTTTAAGCTCATATGATTTTCATTATTTTGATAGAGGGCTGAAAGCCACAGCTTAATGGGTTTACAACTGAGAATATCTCACTAGATATGGCATCTTACACAGATCACAGGTTAGGCGTGAAATTCCATGTTAGTCTCTTCATTGCCACTTCCTCAACATCCTAAATCCCAAAGGTTATTAATTAACCCATTTGAAGCTCCAATGATTTGTAATATTTTGAGAGGGCTGAAAGCCACAACCGAGTGGGTTACAACTGACAATTTCTCACTAGATATGGCCTCTTACACAGATCACAGGTTAGGGTATATATTCCATGTCAGACTCTTCAATTCCACTTATCTCCCCAAAGGTTGCCAGGTCAAGCTGTTTCtcgtacatacattttattggaCATTTAAACAGAGTAATGGGAAAAATATGATGGTgcaaaaacacaaaaaaatgtggTCTTGAGTGAATAACATAAAATCCCACTTTTGTATGTGCAATAGGTTATAAAAAGTATCAACAATTTAAAGTGACCTTATGGTGAGAGCGAGAGATGTAATGATGAAGTGAGATGAGACGTTTGGATTATTATTTACATTCTTTAATTCAAGTTCTCTCTGTACGCATACAATGGCTTGAAAAAACAACCCCAATATAAATGAAGAAAAAGATCCAAAGGGGAATGTTAGAAAAAGATCCAAAGGGGAATGTTAGAAAAAGATCCAAAGGGGAATGTTAGAAAAAGATCCAAAGGGGAATGTTAGAAAAAGATCCAAAGGGGAATGTTAGAAAAAGATCCAAAGGGGAATGTTAGAAAAAGATCCAAAGGGGAATGTTAGAAAAAGATCCAAAGGGGGA
Protein-coding regions in this window:
- the LOC139542877 gene encoding NACHT, LRR and PYD domains-containing protein 12, yielding MATSKDCFQTIHTMHKAALLAHRKQKSEDTSTLLGGQLPNKVVHDNNYIPLMTTGPDVSEKQMQEKPQSFQHAILTALPKDRHQPKPVIVVGPAGVGRTTALEKLIVDWATGKHLQHFSCVFHFTFRDLNAHKGVLSLQALLLQCYSHLSPESLALVLQNPKSLLFLFDGLDQYQHSLEPPTSLTLCSDPQQPASVSMLVASLVHGPLLKGAAILLTSRPTAASLESLDGYRMELLGFLKPQRKAYCDRFFSDPIVASQAFENIERTMGFYDFCTSPRFCWMTCSIYKSLMEAGEILPETLTQVFVYITIHLIRALSLDTTNARDLVTSLGRMASHCCLGPDSNCSKEEMASTDVQQFLTTPTSMKDFLHVDGDLESDNCIFSFHTQKIQEFFLAASFYLDESEAVSVEELLENHEGCVEFLDLYLAGLSEPSQRKPLESELGEFNTDHIMDFSSWFKSTSRKALESYHTDRHLHYFHLLHQRQNEKLVKEIITPSARGISYGVLGVHDCVSLSYIVTCLGEWDQLNLYSSKDLTEEKANLLVPAIRLSHKIILVQSSLSAGALAHLASALSQGRTTELDMSYNPMGDTGFKVLCTGLGDCNIQTLKLPVCGLTEACCGDLVAVLTSDKSHLRVLELRGNTLHDQGLRKLSHALGSPHCKLQELQVPRCELTGGSMEALSTALCVGQSELRILNLAQNCLTDQGVDWLAKALQYPCCQLQSLILFDNELTAACCAGVAEALQSEGCRLTELDLSVNALGQEGALQLCKALNKPGCPLEKLRLVRCELTTLVFKELGVLLSSGTSGLRTLSVGLNKIGDEGAKHLWVALGNKRCSLEHLDVEMIQLTDACVGDLSAAVRASGFLKSLVLKNNHLTDTSVPALVQVMQDSRTMQEMNLQYNDFSEDMFEMMDQCAKIKY